The proteins below come from a single Anderseniella sp. Alg231-50 genomic window:
- a CDS encoding helix-turn-helix domain-containing protein yields the protein MDIAQNLKLLCSFEKSISQVCRAIGINRQQFSKYLSGASQPSAYNLNQICDHFSIRPADLFLPADEFADRMEYRAGKVSRDSGPVSDQLFRRAFPGDRKALSRYLGYYITHCHSFSWDGYVLRAITHLYERDGLVCSKTIERTHDPEEGALYLSKYDGQVSLLGNRIFLMEYQSLADDAIVETVLYPSPRSQVTLLRGVTFGLSSKQRHPYVSRCVWKYIGSNIDIRTALNSTGLFSVDSGRIDPKVLRILGDRPFPNELLHYDLEPHH from the coding sequence ATGGATATTGCCCAGAATCTGAAATTGCTGTGCAGTTTCGAGAAATCCATATCTCAGGTATGCCGCGCAATCGGCATCAATCGGCAGCAATTCAGCAAGTATCTGTCCGGTGCATCGCAACCTTCCGCCTACAACCTGAACCAGATTTGTGATCATTTCTCCATCCGCCCGGCTGACCTGTTCCTGCCGGCAGATGAATTTGCAGACCGCATGGAATATCGTGCGGGCAAGGTCAGCCGCGACAGCGGCCCGGTATCAGATCAGTTGTTCCGGCGGGCGTTTCCCGGTGACCGCAAGGCGCTCAGCCGCTATCTCGGATACTACATTACGCACTGCCATTCATTCAGTTGGGACGGGTATGTGCTGCGGGCCATCACCCACCTTTATGAGCGTGATGGCCTGGTCTGCTCAAAGACCATCGAGCGCACTCATGACCCGGAAGAGGGCGCTCTTTACCTGTCCAAGTATGACGGGCAGGTATCCCTGCTGGGGAACCGGATTTTCCTCATGGAGTACCAGAGCCTTGCAGATGACGCCATTGTGGAAACGGTCCTGTATCCATCTCCCCGCAGTCAGGTAACCCTGTTGCGCGGCGTGACATTCGGGCTGTCCAGCAAGCAGCGCCATCCTTACGTTTCGCGCTGCGTCTGGAAGTATATCGGTAGCAATATCGACATCAGGACCGCGCTGAACTCGACCGGGTTGTTCTCTGTGGACAGTGGACGTATTGACCCGAAGGTACTGCGCATTCTGGGTGACCGGCCGTTTCCCAACGAACTTTTGCACTATGACCTGGAACCGCATCATTGA
- a CDS encoding SDR family oxidoreductase — MRRFRDKVVLVTGGRSGIGKACAQAFADEGARVVTAQRGEDKSFDCIKADFADADAPETVIQTVIARHGRLDVLVNNAGLMREGTVRETSLDDWADTLQVNLTAPFLCIRHALAHLISSKGNIVNIGSIEGLGSNPRHPAYCASKAGLHGLTRAVAVDHGPDGVRCNAVAPGWIDTDLNLDFIDSLGEPDEFRAKIGTIHPVGRTGEPKEVATLVTWLASPDAGFVTGQVWTVDGGRMSQLSLP, encoded by the coding sequence ATGAGACGTTTCAGGGATAAGGTTGTCCTGGTCACCGGCGGTCGCAGCGGCATTGGCAAAGCCTGCGCACAGGCGTTTGCGGACGAAGGAGCCCGAGTGGTGACGGCGCAACGCGGCGAGGACAAAAGCTTCGACTGCATCAAGGCCGATTTTGCCGATGCGGATGCGCCTGAAACAGTAATCCAGACTGTCATCGCCCGGCACGGACGCCTGGATGTGCTGGTCAACAATGCGGGCCTGATGCGCGAGGGAACCGTAAGGGAAACATCGCTTGACGACTGGGCTGACACACTTCAGGTCAATCTGACCGCGCCCTTCCTGTGCATAAGGCATGCGCTTGCCCACCTGATCTCCAGCAAGGGGAACATCGTCAACATCGGGTCAATCGAAGGGCTGGGGTCCAATCCGCGCCATCCGGCCTATTGCGCTTCGAAAGCAGGCCTGCATGGCCTGACGCGGGCCGTCGCCGTTGATCACGGGCCGGACGGGGTGCGCTGCAACGCGGTGGCACCCGGGTGGATCGACACGGATCTGAACCTCGACTTCATCGACAGCCTGGGCGAACCGGACGAGTTTCGCGCAAAAATCGGAACCATCCATCCGGTCGGCAGGACCGGTGAACCGAAGGAGGTTGCAACCCTTGTGACCTGGCTGGCGTCGCCGGATGCAGGTTTCGTTACCGGCCAGGTGTGGACGGTGGACGGCGGCCGCATGAGCCAGTTGAGCCTGCCCTGA
- a CDS encoding MerR family transcriptional regulator, with amino-acid sequence MRIAEAALRSGLSVETIRYYEKSGILPEIHRGQDGQRRFSAENIDWLTLLFWLRETGMPMKTMYRFASLYQAGDHTIPDRKQVLLAHAEHLKKRRADLDRCEEMLAYKLAIYEDREG; translated from the coding sequence ATGCGCATCGCGGAAGCTGCGCTCAGAAGTGGTCTGAGCGTGGAGACAATCAGGTATTACGAGAAATCCGGCATCCTGCCCGAGATTCACCGGGGACAGGACGGGCAGCGCCGCTTTTCGGCGGAGAACATCGACTGGCTCACCCTGCTGTTCTGGCTGCGCGAAACCGGCATGCCGATGAAGACCATGTACCGGTTTGCCAGCCTGTATCAGGCCGGCGATCACACCATTCCCGACCGCAAACAGGTTCTGCTGGCGCATGCGGAGCACCTGAAAAAACGAAGAGCTGATCTTGACCGTTGTGAAGAGATGCTCGCCTACAAGCTGGCAATCTACGAAGACCGGGAGGGATGA
- a CDS encoding arginine deiminase family protein: MSKDTHPLRARVEGGGTPEMSDWYLKSETGVLRDVLLGPAETFRWLGLENAAWSSLVRDTLRRGLRFDKQLAMRQHREMVDAYESAGVTCHFLPADEQTPYQIYARDSSFMSPYGAVICQLASPRRRGEYAPVLRFYLENNIPIYDMVSAGNFEGGDFNIIRHGVALVGYTDHRSEEVAANQVANWFKAEGWEIKYAPIDQFYVHIDLMVCMLNDNCAAVCLDTTPDDIVAWLKEKKIEIIPATFKETMALGCNVVALGGDKVLSTLGASDLNAKMRAAGFEVYDPDMTMFTWAGGGVHCMCQPLRREAA; the protein is encoded by the coding sequence ATGAGCAAAGACACCCACCCCTTGCGGGCCCGTGTTGAAGGTGGCGGCACACCGGAGATGTCGGATTGGTACCTGAAATCTGAAACCGGTGTATTGCGTGATGTTCTTCTTGGTCCGGCTGAAACCTTCCGCTGGCTGGGGCTGGAAAACGCCGCCTGGTCGTCGCTGGTTCGCGACACGCTGCGGCGCGGCCTGAGGTTCGACAAGCAGTTGGCCATGCGCCAGCACCGTGAAATGGTCGATGCTTACGAAAGTGCCGGGGTCACCTGCCACTTCCTGCCGGCCGATGAACAGACGCCTTACCAGATCTACGCCCGGGATTCGTCCTTCATGTCCCCTTATGGCGCCGTGATCTGCCAGCTGGCCAGTCCGCGCCGGCGCGGCGAATACGCGCCCGTGCTGCGCTTTTACCTGGAGAACAACATCCCGATCTACGACATGGTATCGGCGGGCAATTTCGAGGGCGGCGATTTCAACATCATCCGCCACGGCGTGGCCCTTGTCGGCTATACGGACCATCGCTCCGAAGAGGTTGCCGCAAACCAGGTGGCGAACTGGTTCAAGGCCGAGGGCTGGGAAATCAAATATGCGCCCATAGACCAGTTCTATGTCCACATCGACCTGATGGTGTGCATGCTCAACGACAACTGCGCGGCCGTCTGTCTCGACACGACACCGGATGACATCGTTGCCTGGCTGAAGGAAAAGAAAATCGAGATCATCCCCGCCACCTTCAAGGAAACCATGGCGCTGGGCTGCAATGTCGTGGCACTGGGTGGAGATAAAGTATTGTCCACCCTGGGCGCCAGCGACTTGAACGCGAAAATGCGCGCAGCAGGGTTCGAGGTCTACGATCCCGACATGACCATGTTCACCTGGGCCGGCGGCGGGGTTCACTGCATGTGCCAGCCGCTGCGCCGTGAAGCCGCCTGA
- a CDS encoding Rid family hydrolase, which yields MNMQHINAPDAHNLKTGYSQAVAVSQASRSVYVSGQIPVRPDGTVPESFTEQAEQAWANVEAQLKAAGMDLSNIAKHTTFLADRRYRAQNSQVRRKVLGDLEPALTVIITGIFDEAWLLEIEAVAIE from the coding sequence ATGAACATGCAACACATAAATGCGCCGGATGCCCATAACCTGAAGACAGGATATTCCCAGGCGGTGGCAGTTTCCCAAGCCAGCCGGAGCGTCTATGTAAGCGGACAGATACCGGTCCGGCCGGACGGAACCGTGCCGGAAAGTTTTACCGAACAGGCTGAACAGGCGTGGGCCAATGTCGAGGCGCAGCTCAAGGCGGCCGGCATGGATTTAAGCAATATCGCCAAGCACACCACGTTTCTCGCAGACCGGCGTTACCGGGCACAGAACTCGCAAGTGCGCCGCAAGGTGCTGGGAGACCTGGAGCCGGCCCTTACGGTTATCATCACCGGCATTTTCGACGAAGCCTGGCTGCTGGAGATAGAAGCCGTCGCCATTGAGTAA
- a CDS encoding dihydrodipicolinate synthase family protein gives MRFEGIYTPLVTPYNADFSINTEAFGEAIEHLIGCGVHGIIVAGTTGEYYAQSTEERIELMGLARQIIGKRLPLIVGTGAIRTEDSIAFAEAAKKVSADALLIATPPYAYPTGREIALHALAIDRAANLPAMLYNYPGRMSVNMDEETLDRLGRSPNFCAIKESSGDPDRLHMLARDYPHIQLSCGMDDQALEFFAWGARSWVCAGSNFAPEAHLALYRACAIDGNFTKGRAIMSAMLPLMRVLEQGGKFVQCIKHGLTLRGIDCGPPRRPLQPLNKDDKRELAEVIGTMNTAIAAIEKEA, from the coding sequence ATGCGCTTTGAAGGTATCTACACGCCGCTTGTCACGCCATACAATGCCGATTTTTCAATCAACACGGAGGCGTTCGGCGAGGCTATAGAGCATCTCATTGGTTGCGGTGTTCACGGCATTATCGTCGCCGGCACAACCGGAGAATACTACGCGCAATCAACCGAAGAGCGCATCGAGCTCATGGGACTGGCCCGGCAGATCATCGGCAAGCGCCTGCCATTGATCGTCGGCACAGGCGCTATTCGAACCGAAGACAGCATTGCGTTTGCCGAGGCCGCCAAAAAAGTCAGCGCCGACGCCCTGCTTATCGCGACGCCGCCTTATGCCTATCCGACCGGGCGGGAAATCGCCTTGCACGCACTGGCCATCGACCGGGCCGCAAACCTGCCGGCCATGTTGTACAATTATCCCGGCCGCATGTCGGTCAACATGGATGAGGAAACCCTTGACCGGCTTGGCCGTTCACCGAATTTCTGCGCCATCAAGGAAAGCTCCGGCGACCCCGACAGGCTGCACATGCTGGCGCGAGATTATCCGCATATCCAGCTGTCCTGCGGCATGGATGACCAGGCGCTGGAGTTCTTTGCCTGGGGAGCACGGTCCTGGGTCTGCGCCGGATCAAACTTTGCCCCGGAAGCCCATCTGGCCCTGTACAGGGCGTGCGCCATCGACGGGAATTTCACCAAAGGCCGCGCCATCATGTCCGCCATGCTGCCGCTGATGCGGGTGCTGGAGCAGGGCGGCAAGTTCGTCCAGTGCATCAAGCACGGGCTCACCCTGCGCGGCATCGACTGCGGTCCGCCGCGGCGGCCTCTGCAACCCTTGAACAAGGATGACAAGCGCGAACTGGCTGAAGTGATCGGCACCATGAACACCGCCATTGCGGCGATTGAGAAGGAAGCGTGA
- a CDS encoding SDR family oxidoreductase encodes MASLKGRRALVTGAAGGIGQAIVARLKTEGVIVAGTDRQPCATDFSFDGDLMKAEFCDALPGRAFEAMGGLDIVINNAGIITRGPVTAASDEDYQRTMAINVEAPFRLCRAAIPIMTAAGGGAIVNTSSCWGVHPGPNHPLYVMSKAAVASLTQCLGMDHAHQNIRVNAVCPNEVNTPMIRTGFTQRGLDPDTAVKQLNASVPLGRIAEPEDIADVVVFLASDQARYICGSLIEVNGGKQVQ; translated from the coding sequence ATGGCAAGCCTGAAAGGCAGGAGAGCACTGGTTACAGGTGCCGCCGGCGGCATTGGACAGGCGATCGTCGCGCGCCTGAAAACCGAAGGGGTCATTGTTGCCGGCACCGACAGGCAGCCTTGCGCAACGGATTTCAGTTTCGACGGCGACCTGATGAAAGCAGAGTTTTGCGATGCCTTGCCCGGCAGGGCTTTTGAGGCGATGGGCGGTCTTGATATCGTGATCAACAATGCCGGCATCATAACCCGCGGCCCCGTTACGGCGGCAAGCGATGAAGACTACCAGCGCACAATGGCCATCAATGTCGAAGCCCCGTTTCGGCTGTGCCGGGCTGCAATTCCGATAATGACGGCTGCCGGCGGTGGCGCGATTGTCAACACATCCTCGTGCTGGGGCGTGCATCCTGGCCCCAATCATCCATTGTATGTGATGTCCAAGGCAGCAGTCGCCTCGCTTACCCAGTGCCTCGGCATGGATCACGCACACCAGAACATTCGCGTCAATGCGGTATGCCCGAACGAAGTGAACACGCCGATGATCCGCACCGGCTTTACCCAACGCGGCCTCGATCCGGATACCGCAGTGAAACAACTGAATGCATCCGTGCCGCTGGGCCGTATCGCCGAACCGGAAGACATCGCCGATGTCGTAGTGTTTCTCGCGTCAGACCAGGCGCGTTACATTTGTGGGTCCCTGATCGAGGTCAATGGCGGGAAACAGGTCCAATGA
- a CDS encoding FCD domain-containing protein gives MKINKKQVCQADLRQRILTLDIEPGSVLDETVLSQQYELSRTPLREVFQRLAGEGYLTLEENRGAKVSSMDIASMRNFFQSAPLIYAAVGRLAAENALPHQVTALKSAQRSFRQAGESGDVFGMAMFNHSFHHIVGEMAGNAYLTPSLNRLLIDHTRMGQLFYNPKNDREQQLIWTACDQHDRMIEAIEKGEPAIVVDLTLEHWALSRDRMEKYVKPDPLPTDLDMDLSEGKKHAL, from the coding sequence ATGAAAATCAACAAGAAGCAGGTATGCCAGGCTGACTTGAGGCAACGTATTTTGACGCTGGATATCGAGCCGGGCTCGGTGCTGGATGAAACCGTGCTATCCCAGCAGTACGAACTGTCCAGAACACCCTTGCGTGAAGTGTTCCAGCGTCTGGCAGGGGAAGGCTATCTCACACTGGAGGAAAATCGTGGCGCCAAGGTCTCGTCAATGGATATCGCCAGCATGCGCAATTTCTTCCAGTCGGCGCCGCTGATTTATGCCGCTGTCGGAAGGCTGGCCGCCGAAAATGCGCTACCCCATCAGGTTACCGCGCTCAAGAGCGCCCAGCGGTCCTTCCGCCAGGCCGGCGAAAGCGGCGATGTGTTCGGCATGGCAATGTTCAACCATTCCTTCCATCACATCGTCGGCGAAATGGCCGGCAATGCCTATCTGACCCCGAGCCTCAATCGCCTGCTGATCGACCACACCAGAATGGGTCAGCTGTTTTACAACCCGAAGAATGACCGCGAGCAGCAATTGATCTGGACCGCGTGCGATCAGCATGACCGGATGATCGAGGCAATCGAGAAGGGTGAACCCGCGATAGTTGTTGATCTGACCCTGGAGCATTGGGCCCTGTCGCGTGACAGGATGGAGAAATACGTCAAGCCTGATCCATTGCCTACGGATCTGGACATGGACTTGTCCGAGGGCAAGAAACATGCGCTTTGA
- a CDS encoding VOC family protein, which translates to MPCPPFKIQQLGEIAIRCSDMDTMFEFYRDIVGLDVLSDTRDQGIAFFRICAGFGGHTTVLALFHNTAGRPHLHPSGADAPETGAKSSLHHLALTVAYEEQGAIRKWLEDNAIDYKVQVFDWIGWQGIFIQDPEGNTVEFVAADKSLLAEK; encoded by the coding sequence ATGCCGTGCCCGCCATTCAAGATCCAGCAGCTTGGTGAAATCGCCATCCGCTGTTCCGACATGGACACCATGTTCGAGTTCTACCGGGACATAGTCGGTCTCGACGTGCTGAGCGATACCCGCGATCAGGGCATTGCGTTCTTCAGGATCTGCGCCGGGTTTGGCGGTCACACGACCGTGCTGGCCCTGTTTCACAATACCGCCGGCCGACCGCATCTGCATCCCAGCGGAGCGGATGCGCCCGAGACCGGAGCCAAGTCCTCATTGCATCATCTGGCGCTGACAGTTGCCTATGAGGAGCAGGGGGCGATCAGAAAGTGGCTTGAAGACAATGCCATCGACTACAAGGTGCAGGTGTTCGACTGGATAGGCTGGCAGGGCATTTTCATCCAGGATCCGGAAGGCAATACGGTGGAGTTCGTGGCGGCGGACAAGTCACTGTTGGCCGAGAAATGA
- a CDS encoding aldehyde dehydrogenase family protein: MSDLLTRAEYAAIAQAMDFPKAAFIDGKYRAGRGARLNTHNPATGKLICEIAACNASDVDLAVSKAREAFDQGHWARLHPSERKDVLIRLCKLITRNRRELAVMESLDSGKPIRDCELIDIPETIHTIKWHAEAADKLYDQTAPGGDDAIAMIVREPVGVVAAVLPWNFPLLMLAWKIGPALAAGNSVIVKPAEQTSLTALRVAELAAEAGVPRGVLQVLPGDGPAVGEPLGLHERVDMVSFTGSTETGKRFLRYSADSNLKKVVLECGGKNPAIVLEDAENLDLVAEHIVNAAFWNMGENCSANSRLIVHEAVRKPLLKRILARVRDWKTGDPLDPQNYLGALIDKDHCKKVASYLKSSKAKLLAGGKIDGSFAAPTIFDDVKRGDKLAREEIFGPVLSVISVRSFDEAVEIANDTDYGLTASVFTANGRTALRAARAIRAGTVTVNCYGEGDISTPFGGYRQSGFGGRDNGIHAHDQYTEIKTIWIDLGDPAAGDNVE, from the coding sequence ATGAGCGATCTCCTGACCCGTGCGGAGTATGCTGCCATTGCTCAGGCGATGGATTTCCCCAAGGCAGCCTTCATTGACGGCAAATACCGCGCCGGGCGGGGTGCAAGACTCAACACCCACAACCCGGCCACCGGCAAGCTGATCTGCGAGATTGCCGCCTGCAATGCATCAGACGTTGATCTTGCCGTGTCGAAGGCCCGTGAAGCCTTCGACCAGGGCCACTGGGCAAGACTGCACCCGTCTGAGCGCAAGGATGTCCTGATCCGTCTGTGCAAGCTGATTACCCGCAACCGCCGTGAACTGGCGGTCATGGAGAGCCTCGACAGCGGCAAGCCGATCCGCGACTGTGAACTGATTGATATTCCTGAGACCATCCACACCATCAAGTGGCATGCCGAGGCCGCCGACAAACTTTATGACCAGACGGCGCCGGGCGGTGACGATGCAATTGCCATGATTGTGCGCGAGCCGGTCGGCGTGGTTGCGGCAGTCCTGCCGTGGAATTTTCCGCTGCTGATGCTGGCCTGGAAGATCGGGCCTGCTCTTGCTGCCGGCAATTCGGTGATCGTCAAACCGGCGGAACAGACCTCGCTGACCGCGCTTCGCGTGGCGGAGCTGGCTGCCGAGGCCGGGGTTCCGCGCGGCGTGCTGCAGGTGCTGCCGGGCGACGGTCCCGCCGTCGGTGAGCCGCTGGGGCTGCATGAGCGTGTCGACATGGTCAGCTTCACCGGCTCAACCGAGACCGGCAAGCGTTTCCTGCGTTATTCTGCCGACAGCAACCTGAAGAAGGTGGTGCTGGAATGTGGCGGCAAGAACCCGGCAATTGTGCTCGAAGATGCTGAAAATCTCGATCTGGTGGCGGAACATATTGTCAATGCCGCGTTCTGGAACATGGGCGAGAACTGCTCGGCCAACTCACGCCTGATCGTGCATGAGGCGGTCAGGAAACCACTGCTGAAGCGTATATTGGCCAGGGTGCGCGACTGGAAAACCGGCGATCCGCTTGATCCGCAAAACTATCTCGGCGCCCTGATCGACAAGGATCACTGCAAGAAGGTCGCAAGCTATCTGAAGTCCAGCAAGGCCAAGCTGCTTGCCGGGGGCAAGATAGACGGCAGCTTCGCGGCACCGACGATCTTCGACGACGTCAAGCGCGGCGACAAGCTGGCGCGTGAGGAAATATTCGGCCCCGTGCTGTCGGTCATTTCGGTTCGTTCGTTCGATGAAGCCGTCGAGATTGCCAACGATACCGACTATGGCCTTACCGCAAGTGTATTTACCGCCAACGGCAGGACGGCGTTACGCGCCGCCCGGGCCATCAGGGCCGGCACCGTGACGGTCAACTGTTATGGTGAAGGTGACATCTCGACACCGTTCGGTGGCTACAGGCAGTCAGGTTTTGGTGGCCGCGACAACGGTATTCATGCCCATGACCAGTACACTGAAATCAAGACCATATGGATTGATCTCGGTGACCCGGCAGCGGGAGACAATGTGGAATGA
- a CDS encoding short chain dehydrogenase, whose translation MRVIAIGAQGDIGRAACAELADRHEVITAGRSSGDIQVDITDRASIDEMYRKTGKVDAVVATLGDVHFGALSDFTEDQFMLGLTNKVMGQINVVLGGLNTVSDGGSFTLTSGVLDRDPIRQGTGAATANGALGGFVKGAAIEMPRGMRINVVSPGLLDVSVSRYGSFFPGHEPVSSRRVGLAYAKSVEGALTGQVIIVE comes from the coding sequence ATGAGAGTAATTGCAATCGGGGCGCAAGGCGATATCGGGCGTGCTGCATGTGCCGAACTGGCGGACCGGCACGAAGTCATCACAGCCGGACGCAGCAGCGGCGATATCCAGGTTGACATCACCGACAGGGCGTCCATCGATGAGATGTATCGGAAAACCGGCAAGGTTGATGCGGTTGTCGCAACCCTCGGCGACGTTCACTTCGGTGCCTTGTCAGACTTCACCGAAGACCAGTTCATGCTGGGCCTAACCAACAAGGTCATGGGGCAGATCAACGTCGTGCTGGGCGGTCTGAACACAGTCAGTGACGGCGGGTCGTTTACCCTGACCAGCGGCGTTCTGGACCGCGATCCGATCAGGCAGGGAACGGGTGCGGCCACTGCAAACGGGGCGCTGGGCGGTTTCGTCAAAGGAGCAGCCATCGAAATGCCAAGGGGTATGCGGATCAATGTCGTCAGCCCGGGCCTGCTGGACGTATCCGTTTCGCGCTATGGCAGCTTCTTTCCAGGCCATGAGCCGGTATCGTCGCGCCGGGTCGGCCTTGCCTATGCAAAGAGTGTCGAGGGGGCGCTGACCGGGCAGGTGATCATTGTGGAATGA
- a CDS encoding CoA transferase, with amino-acid sequence MAGPLDGVRILDLSNMVSGPLGGMILADQGADVIKVESPSGDATRAVATRRGGFSASFLNNNRNKRSVVLDLKKPNGKDALKRLISTADVVLQNFRPGVVDRLGIGYEDARALKSDIIYASISGFGEDGPYAHKPVFDPLVQSLSGLTTVQAGSDDVRPALVRTIVPDKLTSFTVAQAICAALFARERTGTGQHIQLSMLDTVVHFLWSSDMGGHTFIGDELEAETAQSFIDLIYETSDGYISVAAFRRVDWEKLADACERPDWKTDERFLTSAGLEEFKNERLTMTQDALKQRTSQEWIDRLNEYDVPHAPVMTRSEMIRHPQIQANKLIVEHQHPEAGPLRQTRTPARFDGTPAEYRMGGPRLGQHTSQVLGEAGFSDAEIASLLADGSAISAK; translated from the coding sequence ATGGCCGGACCGCTGGACGGTGTTCGTATTCTGGACCTGAGCAACATGGTTTCCGGGCCGCTTGGTGGAATGATACTTGCCGACCAGGGGGCCGACGTTATCAAGGTCGAAAGCCCGTCAGGCGATGCCACGCGCGCCGTGGCCACCCGCAGGGGCGGGTTTTCCGCATCTTTCCTGAACAACAACCGCAACAAGCGATCCGTTGTCCTGGACCTGAAAAAGCCGAATGGCAAGGACGCCCTGAAACGGCTGATCTCAACCGCCGACGTGGTGCTGCAGAATTTCCGCCCCGGTGTCGTGGACCGTCTCGGCATCGGCTATGAAGATGCCAGGGCCCTGAAATCCGACATCATCTACGCTTCGATCAGCGGTTTCGGTGAAGACGGGCCTTATGCCCATAAACCGGTTTTTGATCCGCTGGTGCAATCGCTGTCGGGGCTGACCACCGTGCAGGCGGGTTCCGATGACGTGCGCCCTGCCCTGGTGCGCACCATTGTTCCCGACAAGCTCACCAGTTTTACCGTTGCACAAGCCATATGTGCAGCACTTTTTGCGCGCGAGCGCACCGGCACGGGCCAACACATCCAGCTCTCCATGCTGGACACCGTGGTGCATTTCCTGTGGTCTTCCGACATGGGGGGGCACACCTTTATCGGTGATGAGCTGGAGGCGGAGACTGCCCAGAGCTTTATCGACCTGATCTATGAAACGTCAGACGGCTACATTTCTGTCGCGGCGTTCCGGCGGGTCGACTGGGAAAAGCTGGCCGACGCCTGTGAGCGTCCGGACTGGAAAACCGATGAGCGCTTCCTCACGTCTGCCGGGCTGGAAGAGTTCAAGAACGAGCGACTGACCATGACACAGGACGCCCTCAAGCAGCGAACCAGCCAGGAATGGATTGACCGGCTGAACGAGTATGATGTGCCCCACGCCCCGGTCATGACGCGCAGTGAAATGATCCGGCATCCGCAGATCCAGGCCAACAAGCTTATTGTCGAACATCAGCACCCCGAGGCAGGACCGCTTCGGCAGACCAGGACACCGGCGCGTTTTGACGGCACGCCGGCTGAATACCGCATGGGCGGACCGCGGCTTGGCCAGCACACGTCGCAAGTGCTGGGCGAGGCCGGGTTCTCTGACGCGGAAATTGCATCATTGCTGGCAGACGGATCGGCAATTTCGGCCAAATAG
- a CDS encoding AsnC family transcriptional regulator — protein MIENTNTVQHKASSTAGLDTFDRKILGALVADSGCSYARLGEIVGLSAPAVHERVKRLRKSGVILQSTVRLDGPAIGKPLLTFVHVEFEGWGKSKRLMQIAEFPEVEEMHSVAGDSGMIIKVRTADAHALELLLSQLYQLAGVRTTRSYITLSTFLERPVQAAVTDEWPDLSMPDE, from the coding sequence ATGATTGAAAATACGAATACAGTTCAGCACAAGGCCTCATCAACGGCAGGGCTGGATACATTTGACCGAAAAATATTAGGCGCGCTGGTCGCCGATTCCGGTTGCTCTTACGCCAGGTTGGGTGAAATCGTCGGGCTTTCCGCTCCCGCGGTACACGAGCGGGTCAAGCGGCTGCGAAAGTCAGGTGTCATTCTGCAGTCGACCGTCAGGCTGGACGGGCCTGCCATCGGCAAGCCGCTGCTGACCTTTGTTCACGTGGAGTTCGAAGGCTGGGGCAAGAGCAAGCGGCTGATGCAGATTGCCGAATTTCCCGAAGTCGAGGAAATGCACTCGGTGGCCGGGGACAGCGGCATGATCATAAAGGTGCGCACGGCAGATGCCCATGCCCTGGAGCTGCTGTTGTCGCAGCTTTATCAACTCGCCGGTGTTCGCACCACCAGGAGCTATATTACGCTTTCGACGTTTCTCGAAAGACCGGTGCAGGCGGCGGTAACTGATGAATGGCCGGATCTCTCGATGCCTGATGAGTGA